In Ananas comosus cultivar F153 linkage group 10, ASM154086v1, whole genome shotgun sequence, the following proteins share a genomic window:
- the LOC109716233 gene encoding E3 ubiquitin-protein ligase RNF126-like: MEEEFGAFLGSLLAGLLMLVLAITFICCLCWLAPDGHNHDDGAGPPPEGHHHDDSAEAPPDSAGGTDQATPPHTHSIEMTPVEAAPSTVAYPPPTSPYVEEGAPDVDCMICLEIISVGMEVMVFPCQHFVHQHCGANLLRDDRRCPYCRQSI, encoded by the coding sequence ATGGAAGAAGAATTCGGAGCATTCCTCGGTTCTCTCCTTGCAGGACTACTCATGCTGGTCCTCGCCATTACGTTTATATGTTGCCTTTGCTGGCTCGCTCCCGACGGCCACAACCACGACGACGGGGCTGGGCCCCCTCCGGAAGGCCACCACCACGACGACAGCGCGGAGGCCCCTCCCGACAGCGCTGGGGGCACTGATCAAGCCACGCCGCCGCACACACATTCTATCGAAATGACGCCGGTGGAGGCTGCGCCGTCGACGGTGGCGTATCCTCCACCGACGTCACCGTACGTCGAGGAAGGCGCGCCCGATGTCGACTGCATGATCTGCCTCGAGATCATATCAGTCGGCATGGAGGTGATGGTATTCCCTTGCCAGCACTTCGTCCACCAGCACTGTGGCGCGAACCTGCTTCGCGATGATCGGCGTTGTCCCTACTGCCGGCAGAGTATTTAG
- the LOC109716054 gene encoding hydroquinone glucosyltransferase-like produces the protein MAAVGNESRRRPHVVLLPTPGMGHVIPLADFAVRLATTHGFSATLLTFSNFDSPAQAAFLTSLPSDSVSSVSLPFISLSDLPPDSPIEVHLCALLARCLPLLRDAFLSFQNPAAAFVCDLFGSETLSLARELGVPGYIFFPSNLTMLTLALHLPRLDETTDVDIEDLPDPVRLPGCVAVRGTDFPDPFRKKSHPAYASFIRIMSKYSDAAGILVNSFEDMEPEVLKAIREEEQAEAGRPPVHLVGPMVRSGSDEADESGCLEWLDRQPADSVLFVSFGSGGSLSTEQMQEMALGLEASGQRFLWVIRCPNDREKNAAFFTSGNKDDPSNYLPEGFLERTKDVGRVVPSWAPQVSVLAHPATGGFFSHCGWNSTLESTVHGVPMIAHPLYAEQRLNAVLLAEAVGIAIRPRAREPYGVVGREEIAAAAKELMQGEKGKALHRRTEELQEAASRALMPPAGSSYKALHGVARKWKEGASQRVAKA, from the exons ATGGCTGCGGTGGGGAATGAGAGCCGGCGGCGGCCACACGTGGTCCTGCTCCCGACGCCGGGAATGGGCCACGTGATCCCGCTGGCGGACTTCGCCGTCCGGCTCGCCACCACCCATGGCTTCTCTGCCACCCTCCTCACCTTCTCCAACTTCGACTCCCCGGCGCAGGCCGCCTTCCTCACCTCCCTCCCCTCCGACTCCGTCTCCTCCGTCTCCCTccccttcatctccctctccgacCTCCCCCCCGACTCCCCGATCGAAGTCCACCTCTGCGCCCTCCTCGCCCGAtgcctccccctcctccgcgacgccttcctctccttccaaaaccccgccgccgccttcgtCTGCGACCTTTTTGGATCCGAGACGCTGTCGCTGGCGAGGGAACTCGGCGTGCCGGGCTATATATTTTTCCCTTCCAACCTCACGATGCTCACTCTCGCGCTGCACCTGCCCCGGCTCGACGAGACTACCGACGTCGACATCGAAGACCTCCCCGACCCCGTCCGCCTGCCCGGCTGCGTCGCCGTACGCGGGACTGACTTTCCTGACCCCTTCCGCAAGAAGTCACACCCCGCGTATGCTTCGTTCATCCGGATCATGAGCAA GTACAGCGATGCGGCGGGGATTCTGGTGAACAGCTTCGAGGACATGGAGCCGGAGGTGCTGAAAGCCATCAGAGAGGAGGAGCAAGCGGAAGCAGGGAGGCCGCCGGTCCACCTGGTGGGTCCGATGGTCCGGTCCGGTTCGGACGAAGCGGACGAGTCAGGCTGCCTGGAGTGGCTTGACCGGCAGCCGGCCGACTCGGTTTTATTCGTGTCTTTCGGAAGTGGCGGCTCCCTCTCGACGGAGCAGATGCAGGAGATGGCACTCGGGCTGGAGGCCAGCGGGCAGCGCTTCCTTTGGGTTATCAGGTGTCCCAATGACAGAGAAAAGAACGCCGCCTTCTTCACATCAG GAAACAAGGACGATCCGTCGAACTACCTTCCCGAGGGCTTCTTGGAACGGACAAAGGACGTGGGCCGCGTGGTGCCGTCGTGGGCGCCCCAGGTCAGTGTGCTTGCCCACCCCGCGACCGGCGGCTTCTTCTCGCACTGCGGCTGGAACTCGACGCTGGAGAGCACCGTGCACGGCGTGCCAATGATCGCGCACCCGCTCTATGCCGAGCAGCGCTTGAATGCTGTACTGCTCGCCGAGGCGGTTGGAATTGCCATCCGGCCGCGGGCGAGGGAGCCATACGGCGTCGTCGGCAGGGAGGAGATCGCGGCGGCGGCAAAGGAATTGATGCAGGGGGAGAAGGGCAAGGCGCTGCACCGTCGCACCGAGGAGCTGCAGGAGGCCGCGTCACGGGCGCTCATGCCGCCGGCTGGGTCTTCGTACAAGGCGCTGCACGGAGTTGCCCGTAAGTGGAAGGAGGGAGCGAGCCAGCGTGTAGCAAAAGCATGA